Proteins from a single region of Syntrophorhabdaceae bacterium:
- a CDS encoding OmpH family outer membrane protein: protein MKRLLTTIITAVVMVSFVGVYQVSAQALKIGVFDVQKVMRGSKTIEGYRQDLMKQIEAKRKPLRDREESAKLTEEKLRKEGEKLPVDERRTLEVKLANDAKDIRRLREDFEIEVRKMDSQLAQKALGMINGVVRNIAEKEDYTVIFERSAAGVVYVKDTVDITGKIIQQIK from the coding sequence ATGAAACGTCTGTTGACAACAATCATAACGGCAGTGGTCATGGTATCTTTTGTCGGTGTTTACCAGGTTTCCGCGCAGGCGCTGAAGATCGGCGTCTTCGACGTCCAGAAGGTCATGAGGGGATCAAAGACAATCGAAGGCTATCGTCAGGACCTTATGAAACAGATCGAGGCCAAACGGAAACCGCTCAGGGATAGAGAGGAATCTGCGAAGCTCACTGAAGAGAAACTGAGAAAGGAAGGCGAGAAACTCCCCGTTGATGAACGCAGGACGCTTGAAGTGAAGCTTGCCAACGATGCAAAAGACATAAGGAGGCTCCGGGAGGATTTCGAGATCGAGGTGCGGAAGATGGACTCTCAACTCGCACAGAAGGCCCTCGGTATGATCAACGGGGTCGTCAGGAATATAGCAGAAAAGGAAGACTACACGGTGATCTTTGAGAGAAGCGCCGCCGGTGTTGTCTACGTGAAAGACACGGTTGATATTACGGGGAAGATAATACAGCAGATAAAGTAA
- a CDS encoding FecR family protein, which yields MKTHISCNKVFWSFLIIAFLTGSIAFAAPVGKINAIQGRVDVLKAGKNVAAPVSLGAPVDIGDIYRTKSKSRAEIIFNNNNTLKIAPATRIEIKEYMVGKERSSTVMKLYRGKVQAAAHEDFVKRAAAFAEGNRFEVHTPNAVAGIRGSDMIVGFTNGATMVVFISGHGYLYNPGSPQVFVPIVAGQVSFITGEGTPTAPVKASEAIISGEVGAFIQVIESKGEVGSDEPPPPPPPPPPDIVTGGTNFTGEIYGGMLDDSGGAVGVLTGGTLTGNIPDTGTGTLSASGTLALDGTPTVLEGYIEGTSDKGGAFYGPLAGVQGSWLNRTAALYVEGGQVYFLTGDAPGTLTDTAFSMSGTFGKSASQGTVTLTPGPGETLLDALWDQVEYGPSPQFFPSGSPSVISNSGIEITPDYFMYTAPYLITNEGKKVAAIGNIYTGSYAPTEVTSLPYLGYAGDYEYALGPLFYSHDTTNRKFIIDTLLQSIGIDEVIGPYLGIYSMRYLGTYCPVSEIFRMSGGGTYVATPANFFGDWNLGGPGDGFSLYYNDTGIFGYAGEDIGYFGGTSAPWTSPASFTAIGTYGLSPADKAHYLMDSYISGSTTQDVSYPAAGIIEGYAAAIWKDGDPESPGTTVGSIDGAIRALYISPPDTITGLVTAGIMKSNFTGSYYPFATDSGMWGIGGTLTPTQLASGLDPAELDYDWGSMSGKLSGTFVGDTGSIYGWDDGSGETLYFYNTSSGESLPFGIFYIGFGDSDYPNYYISKPTGNPSWSAALGGGGAFGASSEDEGYWLTTISGTWKDTGEITGNVAGKALTPLYRYDMEGKFTGVNTSDTWIGQAIGSYTGTPLTSSLAFSTADATPTTLWRALPGTYYEADFTQWDASANSYHDYEYRYIQTSGKGFGKVNDDMGPYPDKLYFPNSAMLKKDQERRIWMTGWDIASIDQVRNLPGWMDPDNYSFTPTWYSEWPGFLDVLEKRSDDYLDAILGMTSYPWSTGGTPVTVIGKYTASDYTKPTIVTTPFLFGTFYTPYVAGGTANGAYGMTLGGFIADDARGVQIAIRGLFVGPDNATAGVLRGSQALTGSLYKDIGMWEAEGTVVANVMNSSFASNPEGVNIGNFSANIINGPFASQIMGRLTGDSGSLFATMENSGTTRFIKGQDWGVFSSTIWVGGFGVSSLSTTIPGTWSAQVGAEGQFGAYKDASNNWQADIGMMLIPTLSGTLTGGVAKASYTSTVGQFMTMTKMGTISDVGVLGVYTQPETVEANKLYSWQGVMGGVWNTTQYFTFASSFNASSKRFAEMHSGGYSDGSYNHYYYNYDNEVKYGEISFFSDASRTLITQRKYETDSGPFSIPAWYEYTYAKGTNTFSGYTTGTDYPASFSDAFFSDLAAAKGQPAPNQTSTWWDFSHDGSISAIMGGVGNLWTATAGSPATVYFLGDFNSWNGKPTIFGTDIVSYNVKNSTNTTLDGKGTYYGYIGGREIDGAIEGRIYAVYLDPAETSPAGILKGSFTGTVYSSDIEMWAGQGGIYPVYLMDVSVPLTSFFDHIYTGDFYDNTGSNTSFTLNGYQMGEEYSRSFTYQGEGITFSATEGSWGVWQTAVGGIYTGITPTEPWTATIEFIDSTRIMGNGVTGTKWSGNKVEGTIVGYGADIQPAQTYTWISVGELKGTFNPTLLTFQAGVMGVSVETNTYLTLAATDPGKAKLQALGIPAVQVGMATLTGSGNGFSTLSMNDVKFFATSAGGKPSIWATNSVTGNYTAPPSTSTPISLSGGTLNASFNFTQWNPSSNGKWLGSVNGTGGFNGSTTFSGAAAGTGATSGAGSITGTAAGVAK from the coding sequence ATGAAGACTCACATCTCCTGTAACAAGGTCTTCTGGTCGTTTCTCATCATTGCCTTCCTCACCGGCAGCATTGCTTTTGCTGCCCCTGTTGGGAAGATAAACGCCATACAGGGCCGCGTCGACGTCCTGAAGGCAGGGAAAAACGTTGCTGCCCCGGTTTCGCTCGGCGCCCCCGTAGACATCGGTGATATCTACCGGACAAAGTCAAAGAGCAGGGCAGAGATCATCTTCAATAATAACAACACCCTGAAGATCGCACCTGCCACCAGGATAGAGATTAAAGAGTACATGGTAGGGAAAGAAAGAAGCTCTACAGTCATGAAGCTATACAGGGGAAAGGTCCAGGCAGCAGCGCACGAGGACTTCGTGAAACGGGCAGCGGCCTTTGCTGAGGGCAACAGGTTCGAGGTCCATACACCCAATGCCGTTGCAGGTATCAGGGGTTCCGATATGATCGTGGGGTTTACCAATGGTGCAACCATGGTTGTCTTCATCTCAGGCCATGGATACCTCTATAACCCCGGGTCACCCCAGGTCTTCGTTCCCATCGTAGCAGGCCAGGTGTCCTTTATCACCGGCGAGGGTACACCGACAGCGCCTGTAAAGGCGAGCGAGGCCATTATCAGCGGGGAAGTAGGGGCATTTATTCAAGTCATTGAAAGCAAAGGCGAGGTTGGGTCAGATGAACCGCCACCGCCGCCACCTCCACCCCCGCCGGATATAGTAACGGGTGGGACAAACTTTACAGGAGAAATTTACGGAGGTATGCTCGATGATTCAGGGGGGGCTGTTGGAGTATTAACAGGTGGGACCTTAACCGGGAATATCCCCGATACGGGAACCGGCACCCTATCGGCCTCAGGGACCTTGGCATTAGATGGTACACCTACAGTATTGGAAGGCTATATAGAAGGTACTTCTGACAAGGGTGGCGCCTTCTATGGGCCATTAGCCGGCGTGCAGGGTTCGTGGTTAAACCGTACAGCAGCACTCTATGTAGAAGGAGGACAGGTATACTTCCTCACAGGGGATGCCCCCGGCACCCTCACTGACACTGCATTCTCAATGAGCGGAACATTCGGAAAGAGCGCTTCCCAGGGGACTGTAACCCTCACACCAGGACCAGGAGAGACATTACTTGATGCATTATGGGATCAAGTTGAATATGGGCCATCCCCTCAGTTTTTTCCCAGCGGCAGCCCATCTGTTATAAGTAATTCAGGCATAGAAATCACCCCAGATTATTTTATGTATACGGCTCCTTATCTCATTACCAATGAAGGCAAAAAGGTTGCTGCCATAGGCAACATCTATACTGGATCTTATGCCCCCACTGAAGTGACTTCCCTCCCTTATCTGGGGTACGCAGGCGATTATGAATATGCGCTTGGTCCCCTTTTCTACTCCCACGACACTACAAATAGAAAGTTCATTATCGATACGCTCCTCCAGTCTATTGGCATCGATGAAGTGATTGGACCATATCTCGGTATTTACTCCATGAGATACCTTGGAACGTATTGCCCTGTGAGTGAAATATTCAGGATGTCAGGCGGGGGAACGTATGTAGCAACACCTGCGAATTTCTTTGGTGACTGGAATTTGGGGGGACCCGGCGACGGCTTTTCCCTCTATTACAATGACACTGGTATATTTGGATACGCCGGAGAAGATATTGGCTATTTTGGCGGAACAAGCGCTCCTTGGACAAGCCCGGCGAGTTTTACCGCCATAGGCACCTACGGATTAAGTCCGGCTGATAAGGCCCATTACCTGATGGATTCATATATCTCCGGTTCCACCACGCAGGATGTTTCATACCCTGCTGCCGGTATCATCGAAGGATATGCGGCTGCTATATGGAAGGACGGCGACCCTGAGAGCCCCGGTACCACAGTCGGCTCCATAGATGGTGCAATACGGGCATTATATATCAGCCCACCCGATACAATCACCGGTTTGGTCACGGCGGGTATCATGAAAAGCAATTTCACCGGCTCCTACTATCCCTTTGCAACTGATTCCGGAATGTGGGGTATAGGCGGTACGCTTACCCCAACGCAACTTGCATCAGGTCTTGATCCGGCTGAGCTTGATTATGATTGGGGATCTATGTCGGGAAAATTATCGGGTACCTTTGTTGGAGATACGGGCAGTATATATGGATGGGATGATGGGAGCGGCGAGACTCTATACTTCTATAACACATCCTCCGGGGAATCCCTGCCTTTCGGTATCTTTTATATAGGATTTGGCGACAGCGACTATCCCAATTACTATATTTCCAAACCGACAGGCAATCCATCATGGAGCGCAGCCCTCGGAGGGGGTGGTGCCTTTGGAGCATCCAGTGAAGATGAAGGCTACTGGCTCACAACAATAAGCGGCACGTGGAAAGACACAGGCGAGATAACGGGCAATGTGGCAGGAAAGGCCCTGACGCCCCTGTACAGGTATGACATGGAAGGAAAATTCACCGGCGTCAATACTAGCGATACCTGGATAGGTCAGGCAATAGGCAGCTACACAGGGACGCCCCTGACAAGCAGCCTGGCATTTTCCACGGCAGACGCCACACCAACCACGCTCTGGCGCGCCCTGCCCGGGACATATTATGAGGCTGACTTCACCCAATGGGACGCTTCAGCCAACAGTTATCATGACTACGAATATAGATATATACAAACCAGCGGCAAAGGGTTTGGAAAAGTAAATGATGATATGGGTCCATATCCAGACAAACTCTATTTCCCCAACAGCGCAATGTTGAAGAAGGATCAAGAGAGAAGGATATGGATGACCGGCTGGGACATTGCGAGCATAGATCAAGTGAGGAACCTCCCGGGCTGGATGGATCCTGATAACTACTCTTTCACGCCAACGTGGTATTCGGAATGGCCAGGGTTTTTGGACGTGCTTGAGAAGAGGAGCGATGATTATCTTGACGCCATCCTTGGCATGACCAGCTACCCTTGGAGTACCGGGGGCACGCCGGTTACCGTCATCGGCAAATATACCGCCTCTGACTACACCAAGCCGACGATCGTTACCACGCCTTTCCTCTTCGGCACATTCTATACCCCTTATGTTGCAGGAGGAACTGCCAACGGCGCTTATGGTATGACCTTGGGAGGCTTTATTGCCGACGATGCGAGGGGCGTCCAGATAGCAATACGCGGTCTTTTTGTCGGACCGGACAATGCAACGGCAGGTGTGCTCAGGGGATCACAGGCGCTGACGGGAAGCCTGTACAAAGACATAGGCATGTGGGAAGCTGAAGGGACAGTGGTCGCAAACGTTATGAACAGCAGTTTCGCAAGCAACCCTGAAGGAGTGAACATAGGCAATTTCAGCGCAAACATTATCAACGGACCCTTTGCGTCACAGATCATGGGGCGTCTCACCGGTGATTCGGGCTCTCTCTTTGCCACCATGGAAAACTCGGGGACGACCCGCTTTATTAAAGGGCAGGACTGGGGTGTCTTCAGCTCAACAATATGGGTCGGCGGTTTTGGGGTGTCATCGTTATCTACTACGATACCGGGCACCTGGAGCGCCCAGGTCGGGGCAGAAGGTCAATTCGGCGCGTACAAGGATGCTTCTAATAACTGGCAGGCTGATATCGGGATGATGCTCATCCCGACGCTCAGCGGCACGTTGACCGGTGGTGTGGCGAAGGCCTCATATACAAGCACCGTAGGTCAGTTCATGACCATGACGAAGATGGGTACCATAAGCGATGTGGGCGTCCTCGGCGTCTATACGCAGCCGGAGACCGTTGAAGCCAATAAACTCTATTCCTGGCAGGGAGTGATGGGCGGTGTGTGGAACACGACCCAGTATTTTACCTTCGCCAGCAGTTTTAATGCATCGAGCAAGCGCTTTGCAGAGATGCATTCCGGTGGCTACTCAGATGGCTCCTATAACCATTACTATTACAACTATGATAATGAGGTCAAATACGGGGAGATCAGCTTTTTCAGCGATGCCTCAAGGACATTGATAACACAGAGAAAGTATGAAACGGATAGCGGTCCTTTCTCAATCCCTGCGTGGTATGAATATACCTATGCAAAAGGTACCAACACGTTCTCCGGCTACACAACAGGCACGGATTACCCCGCTTCCTTCAGCGATGCCTTTTTCAGCGACCTTGCAGCAGCGAAAGGACAGCCGGCACCCAACCAAACATCAACGTGGTGGGATTTTTCCCACGACGGTTCCATCTCCGCGATCATGGGAGGCGTGGGGAATCTCTGGACGGCGACCGCAGGCTCTCCGGCAACCGTCTATTTTCTCGGTGATTTTAACAGTTGGAACGGGAAACCCACCATATTCGGCACTGACATTGTGAGCTATAATGTAAAGAATAGCACCAATACGACGCTCGATGGAAAGGGTACGTATTACGGATATATCGGCGGCAGGGAGATCGACGGAGCAATCGAGGGAAGGATATATGCCGTTTATCTCGACCCCGCTGAAACATCCCCTGCGGGCATCCTGAAAGGCTCCTTCACCGGTACGGTCTATTCCTCCGACATTGAGATGTGGGCAGGCCAGGGCGGCATCTATCCTGTCTACCTGATGGATGTATCCGTTCCGCTGACATCTTTCTTTGATCATATATATACAGGGGATTTTTACGACAATACCGGCAGCAACACCTCATTTACGCTGAACGGGTACCAGATGGGTGAAGAATACAGCCGATCCTTTACTTATCAAGGAGAGGGCATAACCTTCTCTGCAACAGAAGGAAGCTGGGGCGTGTGGCAGACCGCGGTAGGTGGTATATATACCGGGATCACACCGACCGAGCCATGGACTGCAACCATCGAGTTCATAGACTCTACGAGGATCATGGGCAATGGGGTGACGGGCACCAAATGGTCAGGCAATAAGGTTGAAGGCACAATAGTAGGCTATGGAGCAGATATACAGCCAGCACAGACATATACCTGGATCTCTGTCGGTGAGTTGAAGGGGACATTCAACCCAACGCTTTTAACCTTCCAGGCCGGGGTCATGGGCGTATCGGTTGAGACGAACACATACCTCACCCTGGCGGCGACTGATCCGGGTAAGGCGAAGCTCCAGGCTCTCGGCATCCCCGCGGTCCAGGTGGGCATGGCTACCCTGACCGGATCCGGGAATGGTTTCTCTACACTTTCGATGAATGACGTAAAATTCTTTGCAACCAGCGCAGGCGGGAAGCCGAGCATCTGGGCGACAAACAGCGTGACCGGTAATTATACGGCACCACCGAGTACCAGCACCCCCATCTCACTGAGCGGCGGCACGCTCAATGCCTCTTTCAACTTCACACAATGGAACCCCAGCAGCAACGGCAAATGGCTCGGCAGCGTGAACGGTACAGGCGGCTTTAACGGCTCAACAACCTTCAGCGGCGCTGCCGCAGGCACGGGAGCGACCTCCGGCGCAGGGAGCATCACCGGAACCGCCGCAGGAGTGGCGAAGTAA